A part of Tigriopus californicus strain San Diego chromosome 10, Tcal_SD_v2.1, whole genome shotgun sequence genomic DNA contains:
- the LOC131888015 gene encoding elongation factor Tu-like produces MASTLSLLTLRSSLWSSSSGAWSPHSILHSARLAATGQGLLLKPVGSHWGAGVTGVAPLSTSCLRFQKEIFKRDKPHINIGTIGHVDHGKTTLTAAITKILSDQKLATFKDYASIDNAPEERNRGITINIAHLEYQTENRHYAHTDCPGHADFIKNMITGASTMDGAILVVGATDGVMPQTKEHLLLIKQMGISHLVVFINKCDVADDEMIELVEMEVRELLSEMGFAGDYLPFIKGSALQAIEGEADDTLGKNAIIALMDAVDNTIPTPERDLEVPFLLPIEHVHSIPGRGTVVTGRLERGKMKIGQDIELIGYGRQQKSKITGIEMFHKTLEEANAGDQMGILIRGLKRDDVRRGMFASKPGSVKQHNQVMAQVYLLNKEEGGSDKPLVSESGFCIYSKTWDTTVFPHIIGKEMAMPGEDSQILMQFNKPMALEKNQTFTIRQEGRTVGTGKFTEIKKSMTEAQLNYLTCSRKKKDQLKASGHNQANV; encoded by the exons ATGGCCTCCACGCTGAGTCTGCTGACCTTGAGGTCCAGCTTATGGTCGTCCTCGTCGGGGGCGTGGTCGCCGCATTCGATCCTGCACAGTGCCCGCCTGGCCGCCACCGGTCAGGGCTTACTCCTGAAACCCGTGGGGTCCCATTGGGGGGCCGGCGTGACGGGGGTGGCGCCTTTGTCCACGTCTTGTCTGCGATTCCAGAAGGAGATCTTCAAACGGGACAAACCCCACATTAACATTG GTACCATCGGTCACGTGGATCATGGCAAGACCACACTTACGGCCGCCATTACCAAAATCTTGTCCGATCAAAAGCTGGCCACGTTCAAGGATTACGCCTCGATCGATAACGCGCCCGAGGAGCGCAATCGCGGCATCACCATTAACATCGCGCATTTGGAATACCAGACCGAGAACCGCCATTACGCCCACACGGACTGTCCGGGTCACGCGGATTTCATTAAGAACATGATCACCGGAGCCAGCACCATGGATGGGGCCATCTTGGTGGTGGGCGCCACCGACGGGGTCATGCCCCAGACCAAAGAACATCTCTTGCTCATCAAGCAGATGGGCATCAGCCATTTGGTG GTATTCATCAACAAATGTGATGTGGCCGATGACGAGATGATCGAGCTGGTCGAGATGGAAGTTCGTGAATTGCTCTCGGAAATGGGCTTTGCCGGCGACTATCTGCCCTTCATAAAGGGCTCGGCTCTCCAAGCTATCGAAGGTGAGGCCGATGACACGTTGGGCAAGAATGCCATCATCGCTCTCATGGATGCCGTGGACAACACCATCCCTACCCCGGAACGCGATCTGGAAGTACCGTTTTTGCTGCCAATCGAGCACGTTCACTCAATTCCCGGACG AGGCACCGTGGTGACTGGTCGTCTGGAGCGTGGCAAGATGAAGATCGGCCAAGACATTGAACTCATCGGTTACGGCAGGCAACAAAAGTCCAAAATCACAG GTATTGAGATGTTCCACAAAACGCTGGAGGAGGCCAATGCTGGAGATCAAATGGGCATTCTGATTCGAGGCCTGAAGCGGGACGACGTTCGTCGAGGCATGTTTGCCTCCAAGCCTGGCAGTGTCAAGCAACACAACCAGGTCATGGCCCAG GTTTATCTTCTGAACAAGGAAGAGGGCGGCTCCGACAAGCCATTGGTGAGCGAATCGGGTTTCTGCATCTACTCCAAGACTTGGGATACGACCGTGTTCCCCCACATCATTGGCAAGGAGATGGCCATGCCCGGCGAGGACTCGCAGATCCTCATGCAATTCAACAAGCCCATGGCCCTGGAAAAGAACCAGACCTTCACGATTCGACAAGAGGGACGAACCGTTGGAACGGGAAAG TTCACCGAAATCAAGAAGAGCATGACGGAAGCCCAGTTGAATTACCTGACATGCAGTCGCAAGAAAAAAGACCAATTGAAGGCCAGTGGCCACAATCAAGCGAATGTCTAG